In Paraburkholderia caribensis, a single window of DNA contains:
- a CDS encoding phasin family protein has translation MTLLTPEQFAAAQKANLETLFGLTSKAFEGVEKLVELNLQVVKSTIAEGQENAQRALSVKDAQELLALQASLTQPVAEKVLSYGRHLYEIASATQAEFARVAEAQYEEQNKKVQALVENVAKNAPAGSETAVAVIKSAITAANTTYETVHKATKQAVEIAESNFNAAATAASKAASQAAAQASRTAASAKKAAV, from the coding sequence ATGACTCTGCTGACCCCTGAGCAATTCGCCGCAGCACAGAAGGCCAACCTTGAAACGCTGTTTGGCCTGACTTCGAAGGCATTCGAAGGCGTCGAAAAGCTGGTCGAGCTGAATCTCCAGGTCGTCAAGTCGACGATCGCTGAAGGCCAGGAAAACGCACAACGTGCGCTGTCGGTGAAGGACGCGCAAGAACTGCTCGCGCTGCAAGCGAGCCTGACGCAGCCGGTGGCCGAGAAGGTTCTGTCGTACGGTCGTCACCTGTACGAAATCGCATCGGCCACGCAAGCTGAGTTTGCGCGTGTTGCTGAAGCGCAATATGAAGAACAGAACAAGAAGGTGCAGGCGCTCGTCGAGAACGTCGCGAAGAACGCACCGGCTGGTTCGGAAACGGCTGTCGCCGTGATCAAGTCGGCCATTACGGCCGCGAACACGACGTACGAAACGGTTCACAAGGCAACGAAGCAAGCTGTCGAAATCGCTGAAAGCAACTTCAACGCGGCTGCTACGGCTGCATCGAAGGCCGCTTCGCAAGCTGCTGCTCAGGCTTCGCGTACGGCAGCTTCGGCCAAGAAGGCTGCTGTCTGA